From one Geoalkalibacter halelectricus genomic stretch:
- a CDS encoding cytochrome-c peroxidase, with product MLTRSISLALLLWGIILCGPIQAAGLELPEPLPLLQPPPAERVELGRMLFFDRRLSGDGTMSCAVCHDPQRGYADGRALSGAYPTTRHWRHTQSLINVAYLDVFLWDGRSTSLEEQAEGPIHSSFEMNLHLDFLVEKLRETPGYPELFHAAYQSETTRQTISAALADFQRSLIVRDTPFDAFLAGDSDALSSDARRGLELFYGKAACSRCHSGPLLSDQKFHNTGVGETEELLSDPQRRAARNFFLVQVGLERGERDPGRYAVTRDPADQGAFRTPPLRQVAETAPYMHNGSLATLEEVIAFYNRGGGSDPDKSPLLRPLELTAEEKSALLAFLHSLTGTVPVVRPPALP from the coding sequence ATGTTGACCCGATCGATCTCCCTGGCCCTGCTGCTGTGGGGAATCATTCTCTGCGGACCAATCCAGGCCGCGGGACTTGAGCTTCCCGAGCCGCTGCCGCTCCTGCAGCCACCGCCCGCCGAGCGGGTGGAACTCGGCCGGATGCTGTTCTTCGATCGACGCCTCTCGGGCGACGGCACCATGAGCTGTGCGGTGTGCCACGATCCGCAGCGCGGCTACGCCGACGGGCGCGCGCTCTCGGGCGCCTACCCCACCACCAGGCACTGGCGCCACACTCAGAGCCTCATCAACGTCGCCTACCTCGATGTTTTTCTCTGGGACGGGCGCAGCACCAGCCTTGAGGAGCAGGCCGAAGGGCCGATTCATTCCTCCTTCGAAATGAATCTCCATCTGGACTTTCTGGTGGAAAAACTGCGCGAAACCCCGGGCTATCCGGAACTCTTCCACGCGGCTTACCAAAGCGAGACCACGCGCCAGACCATCAGCGCGGCGCTGGCGGATTTTCAGCGCAGCCTCATCGTACGCGATACGCCCTTCGATGCGTTTCTCGCAGGCGATTCCGACGCTCTGAGTTCCGATGCCCGACGGGGCTTGGAGCTGTTTTACGGCAAGGCCGCCTGCAGTCGCTGTCACAGCGGGCCGCTGCTGTCCGATCAGAAATTCCACAACACGGGAGTCGGCGAGACGGAGGAACTGCTCAGCGATCCGCAACGCCGCGCCGCCCGTAATTTTTTCCTGGTGCAGGTGGGCCTGGAACGCGGCGAGCGCGACCCGGGCCGCTATGCCGTCACGCGCGATCCGGCCGACCAGGGTGCCTTTCGCACGCCGCCCCTGCGCCAGGTGGCCGAGACGGCTCCCTATATGCACAACGGCAGCCTCGCCACCCTGGAAGAGGTCATCGCCTTCTACAATCGCGGCGGCGGCTCCGATCCCGATAAATCGCCGCTGCTGCGGCCCCTGGAGTTAACCGCGGAGGAGAAAAGCGCCCTGCTGGCCTTTTTGCACAGTCTCACGGGCACGGTGCCGGTGGTGCGTCCCCCGGCGCTGCCCTGA
- a CDS encoding formate dehydrogenase accessory protein FdhE: MEFIEQRRQRLTQLRRLRPQFSEIFDFYDGLYAFLGRHKEAFVSIAPQAAASHFAQGFPLLTAESFTVDAEKLRAFLRGLIAVLRQHGRQGQEDLERIDAALAQGSLEHVPLIGAYAARDRARFATAAETLTCEAAVLEYIIGLACSFALHQAREAGLSAPSGEWHHGYCPLCGSVPVMGEIQGDEGRLNLHCGTCGQSWPGVRRGCSSCGNRDEKTLEYFTAGEEKAYRVNVCRKCDSYLKVVDSREAGLNLPMDLEDVATLHLDLLAQREGFTRGKRDYQSGGAPPADSH, encoded by the coding sequence GTGGAATTTATCGAACAGCGCCGCCAACGTCTGACGCAACTGCGCCGCCTGCGCCCGCAGTTTTCCGAGATTTTCGATTTTTATGACGGTCTCTACGCCTTTCTCGGCCGGCACAAGGAAGCCTTCGTCAGCATTGCGCCCCAGGCGGCGGCCTCCCACTTCGCCCAGGGCTTTCCGCTGCTGACGGCGGAGAGTTTCACCGTCGACGCGGAAAAACTGCGCGCCTTTCTGCGCGGCCTGATCGCGGTGCTGCGACAGCACGGCCGTCAGGGGCAGGAAGACCTGGAGCGCATCGATGCCGCCCTCGCCCAGGGCAGCCTTGAGCACGTGCCCCTGATCGGCGCCTACGCCGCGCGCGACCGCGCCCGGTTCGCCACCGCCGCCGAAACCTTGACCTGCGAGGCGGCGGTGCTCGAGTACATCATCGGGCTGGCCTGCTCCTTCGCCCTGCACCAGGCCCGCGAAGCCGGCCTCAGCGCCCCGTCGGGCGAATGGCACCACGGCTACTGTCCCTTGTGCGGCAGCGTGCCGGTGATGGGCGAGATTCAGGGCGACGAGGGCCGTCTTAATCTGCATTGCGGCACCTGCGGCCAGAGCTGGCCCGGCGTGCGGCGCGGCTGCTCCAGTTGCGGCAACCGCGACGAAAAAACCCTGGAATACTTCACCGCCGGCGAGGAGAAGGCCTATCGGGTCAATGTCTGCCGCAAGTGCGACAGCTACCTCAAGGTGGTCGACAGCCGCGAAGCCGGTCTGAATCTGCCCATGGACCTGGAAGACGTCGCCACCCTGCACCTTGATCTGCTCGCCCAGCGTGAAGGCTTCACCCGGGGCAAGCGTGACTATCAAAGCGGCGGCGCGCCTCCGGCCGACAGCCATTGA
- the fdhD gene encoding formate dehydrogenase accessory sulfurtransferase FdhD, translating into MDNSQKHSIVRFERDQFKSLERSLVQEYPLELIVNDRPLATLVASPHRLNFLVMGFLRLQGFIDSRDDILSLGVCADFGSARVQVRGAIPERLKPTLTSGCGTGISFNLPLPVDPDETCGSPQRAAQRVAPAAVFQLMKDLARRAEQYASHGGMHSAAVGDGEKLLLFAEDLGRHNTLDRIAGEALFRDIDLRGRMLVTSGRISTEMVGKAARLGIALIASRTSPTDKAVELAEQAGITLVGYVRGETFEVYSHAERLAPTLPQTKIAGITGVILAGGESRRMGCDKSLLPVEGARFIDHIYRRLAALFDEVIIVTNSPSLYQDLPCRKVPDIYYAKGALAGIHSGLCHARHERIFAVACDMPFLNAEVIQGLCLQADQGAVVVPQSPRGPEPLHALYHKSCLPAIEAVLDAGRRRIVAFFPEVQVHEVPLAELTLHDPDGRSFRNINTPEEYFQCRTGQQGEAGAERGQARQHQQN; encoded by the coding sequence ATGGATAACAGCCAGAAACACTCCATCGTTCGCTTTGAGCGCGATCAGTTCAAGAGCTTAGAGCGGTCCCTGGTCCAGGAATATCCCCTGGAACTCATCGTCAACGACCGCCCCCTGGCCACCCTGGTCGCCTCACCGCACCGACTCAACTTTTTGGTCATGGGATTCTTGCGGCTGCAGGGGTTCATCGATAGCCGCGACGACATCCTCAGCCTCGGCGTCTGCGCCGACTTCGGCAGCGCCCGGGTTCAGGTGCGCGGAGCTATTCCCGAGCGCCTGAAACCGACTCTGACCTCGGGCTGCGGCACGGGCATTTCCTTCAATCTGCCGCTGCCTGTCGATCCTGACGAAACCTGCGGGTCACCGCAACGGGCCGCCCAGCGGGTCGCCCCTGCGGCGGTCTTTCAGCTGATGAAGGATCTGGCGCGCCGCGCCGAGCAGTATGCCAGCCACGGCGGGATGCATTCCGCGGCGGTGGGCGACGGCGAAAAGCTGCTGCTGTTCGCCGAGGATCTCGGCCGCCACAACACCCTGGACCGCATCGCCGGCGAAGCGCTGTTTCGCGACATCGATCTGCGCGGCCGCATGCTCGTGACTTCGGGGCGCATTTCCACGGAAATGGTGGGCAAGGCGGCACGACTGGGCATCGCCCTGATCGCCTCGCGTACCTCGCCCACGGACAAGGCCGTCGAATTAGCCGAGCAGGCCGGCATCACCCTGGTCGGTTATGTGCGCGGCGAGACCTTCGAGGTCTACAGCCACGCCGAGCGCCTGGCGCCGACCCTGCCCCAAACCAAAATCGCCGGCATCACCGGCGTCATTCTCGCCGGCGGTGAAAGCCGGCGCATGGGGTGCGACAAATCCCTGCTGCCCGTGGAGGGTGCGCGCTTCATCGACCACATCTATCGGCGCCTCGCCGCCCTGTTCGACGAGGTGATCATCGTCACCAACTCACCAAGCCTCTACCAGGACCTCCCCTGCCGCAAGGTTCCGGACATCTACTACGCCAAGGGCGCCCTGGCAGGCATCCACTCGGGCCTGTGCCATGCCCGCCACGAGCGGATCTTCGCCGTGGCCTGCGACATGCCCTTTCTCAACGCCGAGGTTATCCAGGGCCTTTGCCTGCAAGCCGACCAGGGCGCGGTGGTCGTACCCCAGAGCCCGCGCGGCCCAGAACCCCTGCACGCCCTCTACCACAAAAGCTGCCTGCCGGCCATCGAGGCGGTACTCGACGCCGGTCGGCGGCGCATCGTCGCCTTCTTCCCGGAAGTGCAGGTGCACGAGGTGCCTTTGGCTGAACTCACCCTGCACGACCCCGATGGGCGCAGCTTCCGCAACATCAACACGCCCGAGGAATACTTCCAGTGCCGCACCGGTCAGCAAGGCGAAGCCGGCGCGGAAAGGGGCCAGGCCAGGCAACACCAGCAGAACTGA
- a CDS encoding radical SAM/SPASM family putative metalloenzyme maturase, producing the protein MTSNDSCAQQRPAGENHPALAQFPAKLFVEVTTRCNMECFMCMKQTPESGICEGDLSEATFAALKPAFAHLDALILNGVGEPLLHPRLEEMIAAAKAEMTPNAWVGFQSNGLLLTEQRAQSLVDAGLDRICLSVDAASPELFRKVREGGDIHAVDRALTALENARRNRPESRLEIGMEFVAMRDNLGELPRAIRWAAERGASFALITHMLPYDEEHAVQAAYPTVTAEALQLFHKWRDIARDQGLDIRRYFKSLIRYATTRTEDEKRLYRLVEQMKAEALAQGVVVDLRSLMAVDEGLLDEVGAVFAESRRVAEECGVDLRLPEILPKHQRNCEFVEEGGAFVAWDGKIYPCYFLWHRFNCYAMGWEQKVQPKVFGDLAATPLLDIWNAPAFREFRAKVIRYDYPFCSNCAVAPCDLVQAENFEHDCHAQSEPCGSCLWCMGLFQCLR; encoded by the coding sequence ATGACTTCGAACGATTCCTGTGCGCAGCAACGGCCGGCAGGCGAAAACCACCCGGCCCTGGCGCAATTTCCGGCCAAGCTGTTCGTCGAGGTGACCACCCGCTGCAACATGGAATGCTTCATGTGCATGAAGCAGACGCCGGAGAGCGGCATCTGCGAGGGTGATCTGAGCGAGGCGACCTTTGCCGCCCTCAAGCCCGCCTTCGCCCACCTCGACGCCCTGATCCTCAACGGCGTCGGCGAGCCGTTGCTGCACCCGCGCCTCGAAGAGATGATCGCCGCGGCCAAGGCCGAGATGACGCCGAACGCCTGGGTGGGCTTTCAGAGTAACGGCCTGCTGCTCACCGAGCAGCGCGCCCAAAGCCTGGTCGATGCAGGCCTCGACCGCATCTGTTTGTCGGTGGACGCGGCCTCGCCGGAGCTGTTTCGCAAGGTGCGCGAGGGCGGCGACATTCATGCCGTGGATCGGGCCTTGACCGCGTTGGAAAACGCCAGACGCAATCGGCCGGAAAGCCGCTTGGAAATCGGCATGGAATTCGTCGCCATGCGCGACAATCTGGGCGAGTTGCCGCGCGCCATCCGCTGGGCGGCCGAGCGGGGCGCGAGTTTCGCCCTGATCACCCACATGCTGCCCTACGACGAGGAGCACGCGGTGCAGGCCGCCTATCCCACGGTAACCGCCGAAGCCTTGCAGCTCTTTCACAAATGGCGCGACATTGCCCGTGATCAGGGGCTCGACATCCGGCGTTATTTCAAGAGCCTGATTCGCTACGCCACCACCCGCACTGAGGACGAAAAGCGCCTCTACCGGCTGGTGGAGCAGATGAAGGCCGAAGCCCTGGCCCAAGGGGTGGTGGTTGATCTGCGCAGTCTGATGGCGGTGGACGAGGGGCTGCTTGACGAGGTGGGAGCGGTTTTTGCCGAAAGCCGGCGCGTGGCCGAGGAGTGCGGGGTGGATCTGCGCCTGCCGGAAATTCTGCCCAAGCATCAGCGCAATTGTGAATTCGTCGAGGAGGGAGGCGCCTTCGTCGCGTGGGACGGCAAGATCTATCCCTGCTATTTTCTCTGGCACCGCTTCAACTGCTACGCCATGGGTTGGGAGCAGAAGGTGCAGCCCAAAGTCTTCGGCGACCTGGCCGCGACGCCCCTGCTCGACATCTGGAACGCCCCGGCCTTCCGCGAGTTTCGCGCCAAGGTGATTCGCTACGACTACCCCTTCTGCTCCAACTGCGCCGTGGCGCCCTGCGACCTGGTGCAGGCCGAGAACTTCGAGCACGACTGCCACGCCCAAAGCGAACCCTGCGGCAGCTGCCTGTGGTGCATGGGGCTGTTCCAGTGCCTGCGGTGA
- a CDS encoding AmiS/UreI family transporter, with protein MTLAILIAISLMWISVAILFLGKGEAKGTGAITAFVGLVVVLGAFLQTALFKDPFTGGLLFAHGLLYCTVAYALLAGLEDLRSVGNVSLAVALISFIYMIIFFTGGTGADGSVLVGKSNYFAFACLGYTILTLQVWLNAYGKVKASTLAWSLIIWVPIGLWIPAFMLLSTGRLPF; from the coding sequence ATGACCTTAGCAATTCTGATCGCCATCAGTCTTATGTGGATTTCGGTTGCCATTCTGTTTCTTGGGAAGGGGGAAGCCAAGGGGACGGGCGCCATCACCGCCTTTGTCGGCCTGGTGGTGGTTCTGGGGGCGTTTCTGCAGACGGCGCTGTTCAAGGATCCCTTCACCGGCGGGCTGCTTTTTGCCCATGGCCTGCTGTACTGCACCGTGGCCTATGCGCTATTGGCGGGTCTGGAGGATCTGCGCTCGGTAGGCAATGTGAGCCTGGCTGTGGCGCTGATTTCCTTCATCTACATGATCATATTCTTTACCGGCGGAACCGGCGCGGACGGCAGCGTGCTGGTCGGCAAGAGCAACTACTTTGCGTTTGCCTGCCTGGGTTACACCATTTTGACCCTGCAGGTATGGCTTAATGCCTACGGCAAGGTCAAGGCCAGCACCCTGGCCTGGTCGTTGATCATCTGGGTGCCGATCGGTCTGTGGATCCCAGCATTCATGCTGCTTTCCACGGGACGCCTGCCTTTTTAA
- a CDS encoding DUF4242 domain-containing protein, with product MPKYLIERSIPGAGDLSAEQLQGISQKSCGVLNQLGPKIQWVQSFVTNDKIYCVYIAPNADLVREHARQGGFPADSVSQVVTVIDPTTAE from the coding sequence ATGCCTAAGTACCTCATCGAGCGCAGCATCCCCGGCGCGGGGGATCTCTCCGCCGAGCAGCTCCAGGGAATCTCCCAGAAATCCTGCGGCGTGCTCAATCAGTTGGGCCCCAAGATCCAGTGGGTGCAGAGCTTTGTCACCAACGACAAGATCTACTGCGTCTACATCGCGCCCAATGCCGACCTGGTGCGGGAGCACGCCCGCCAGGGCGGCTTTCCGGCCGACAGCGTATCCCAGGTCGTGACCGTCATCGACCCGACCACGGCGGAATAA
- a CDS encoding porin, which produces MSGKISGFILSALIVWFVFPQAALAAITLYDANETTFSVDGSFNTFYVFSSSDKNTEMEEIAGPDRDQSRVKMGFLPNWIGFNFSRQVGDLKLGGRSSFWVTINDSDNNLTETGIDVRQFYGTVDGDWGQVLFGKDFTLFNRSNIFLDEILLGYGNVSDTLGLIDGGGVSFGNIGTGYTYPFPSAQITYRTPQLHGFRLALGVIDPSRTTEQGQEKTPRFEGELTYNLAFDGGDITAWGGFLYNKSESLAVNGTDITTKGVSYGVRARYANFSLHASGFTAEGLGFLLGPGADTTLGFFLADAAGNEIDSDGFLLQGSYTYGPARLVLSYGENEFDGGVDVAKWENQTATGAVFYSVNDYFKLVAEYNVNEISIDRAREKTKTIALGAILNF; this is translated from the coding sequence ATGTCAGGTAAGATTTCCGGTTTTATCCTCAGCGCCTTGATAGTCTGGTTTGTTTTTCCCCAGGCCGCCCTGGCAGCCATTACCCTTTACGATGCCAACGAAACAACTTTCAGCGTCGATGGGTCCTTCAATACCTTCTACGTGTTCAGCAGCAGCGATAAAAACACGGAGATGGAGGAAATCGCCGGTCCGGACCGCGACCAGTCGCGCGTCAAGATGGGCTTTTTGCCCAACTGGATCGGATTTAACTTCAGCCGGCAAGTCGGCGATCTGAAGCTTGGCGGCCGCTCCTCCTTCTGGGTCACCATCAACGACAGCGACAACAATCTCACCGAAACCGGCATCGACGTTCGTCAGTTCTACGGCACTGTGGATGGCGATTGGGGCCAGGTGCTGTTCGGCAAGGACTTCACCCTCTTCAACCGCTCCAACATCTTTCTCGATGAAATTCTGCTGGGCTACGGCAACGTGAGCGACACCCTCGGGTTGATCGACGGCGGCGGCGTATCCTTCGGCAATATAGGTACCGGCTATACCTATCCCTTCCCCTCGGCTCAGATCACCTACCGCACCCCGCAACTCCATGGATTTCGGTTGGCGCTCGGGGTGATCGATCCGTCGCGGACCACGGAACAGGGCCAGGAAAAGACCCCGCGTTTTGAAGGCGAACTGACCTACAACCTTGCCTTTGACGGCGGCGACATCACTGCTTGGGGTGGTTTTCTCTACAATAAATCGGAGAGCTTGGCCGTCAACGGTACTGATATCACCACCAAGGGTGTTTCTTATGGGGTGCGGGCGCGCTACGCCAACTTCAGTCTGCACGCCTCCGGATTTACCGCCGAGGGATTAGGCTTTCTCCTCGGGCCTGGTGCCGATACCACCCTGGGCTTTTTCCTTGCTGACGCAGCGGGTAATGAAATCGACAGCGACGGCTTCCTGCTGCAGGGGTCCTACACCTACGGGCCGGCACGCCTGGTACTCTCCTACGGCGAAAATGAATTCGACGGCGGCGTGGACGTAGCCAAATGGGAAAACCAAACCGCGACGGGCGCCGTGTTCTACTCCGTCAACGACTATTTCAAGCTCGTTGCCGAGTATAACGTGAACGAAATCTCCATCGACAGGGCTCGGGAAAAAACCAAAACCATCGCCCTGGGCGCGATCCTCAATTTCTAG